A single window of Engraulis encrasicolus isolate BLACKSEA-1 chromosome 20, IST_EnEncr_1.0, whole genome shotgun sequence DNA harbors:
- the lrrc69 gene encoding leucine-rich repeat-containing protein 69, with amino-acid sequence MANNLIMGALRANARSFSLSAKKIEELPRCVTRLICISSLHLNNNLLFDLPIELQALQQLAELNLGNNNFLDIPVVLKHLPALKKLYLYGNKLKTLPEDILEALPNLTLLNVNHNQIKVIPPQIKSLQKLEVLSMVGNELEFVPDELCCCVSLTELNLTSNRVTSLPALLGSLFNLKKLYLARNDLYDLPEGISGCHKLKILDVGGNHITMFPTDLRYLCLEELLCEGNFFVQPELLKSHQEMEVLTLKELAARQVLLEKIDKWSAVNRSLPLYPELANMLSQVGRCAVCHKPFLTTWLECVHFLDLKKEMGMKRKLTVPVRAVLCSYTCFNEGGHDYYGIASVVQ; translated from the exons TGTTACACGGTTAATCTGCATTTCATCACTGCACTTAAACAACAACCTTCTGTTTGATTTACCGATAGAACTCCAGGCACTACAACAG TTGGCGGAGCTAAATCTCGGAAATAATAATTTCCTGGACATTCCTGTTGTTCTGAAGCATCTGCCTGCACTGAAAAAGCTGTATTTGTACGGGAATAAGCTGAAAACCCTGCCAGAAGACATATTAG AAGCACTGCCAAACCTCACACTGCTCAACGTTAACCACAACCAAATCAAAGTCATACCTCCACAGATTAAAAG CCTGCAGAAGCTGGAGGTGCTGAGCATGGTGGGTAATGAGCTGGAGTTTGTTCCTGATGAACTCTGCTGCTGTGTCAGCCTCACTGAACTCAACCTGACCAGCAACAGAGTTACCAGCTTACCAGCACTTCTGGGCAGCCTGTTCAACCTCAAGAAGCTCTACTTGGCCAGAAACGACCTGTATGACCTGCCTGAG GGAATAAGCGGCTGCCACAAACTGAAAATACTGGATGTTGGCGGGAACCACATAACTATGTTTCCTACTGAT TTAAGATACCTCTGCCtggaggaactgctgtgtgaggGAAACTTCTTCGTTCAACCAGAGCTGCTCAAGTCCCACCAGGAGATGGAGGTTTTAACACTGAAG GAGCTGGCGGCGCGGCAGGTTCTACTGGAGAAGATTGACAAGTGGTCGGCGGTGAACCGCTCGCTGCCCCTCTACCCCGAGCTGGCCAACATGCTGTCCCAGGTGGGCCGCTGTGCCGTCTGCCACAAGCCCTTCCTCACCACCTGGCTAGAGTGTGTGCACTTCCTGGACCTCAAGAAG GAGATGGGCATGAAGCGGAAGTTAACTGTGCCTGTCCGAGCTGTCTTGTGCTCCTACACCTGCTTCAATGAAGGAGGCCATGACTACTATGGGATTGCTTCAGTAGTTCAGTAG